The genomic interval GCCCCTTCGATGCCGACGATCTGCCCGCCGAGCAGGCGTCCGCTTCCCTTCTCCATGAGAATCTTCACCGTGATCCGACCGGCCTTCGGGTAGTACCCGGCCCGGGTGCGGCTCTTGATGGTCGCGCTGGCGAATTCCAGGCCAAGGCGGCGGATCTCCTCCTCCTGCAGACCGGTGCGTGCCACCTCGTATTTGCAGATCTTGCTCACCGCCGTGCCCACCACGCCGGGGAAGACCGCGCTGCCGCCGCCGAGGTTGGTCCCCGCTACGACCCCCATCTTGTTGGCGACCGTGCCGAGGGAGACCCAGAAGGGCTTCCGACTGACCAGGTGAATGGTTTCGGCGCAGTCCCCCGCCGCCCAGACCCCGTCGACCGGGGTCTGCATCCGGCTGTTGACCCGGATCGATCCCCTCTCCCCGAGAGGGATGCCGGCCCGCTCGGCCAGTTCCGCATTGGGGCGGGCCCCCATCCCGAGGATGACGATGTCCGCGGGCAGGGTCTGTTTGTCCGTTACGACCGCCGTCACCCGGTCCCCGGAGGCCTCGAAGGCGGTCAGGGATTCTTCCAGGTGCAGGGTGACTCCGGTTTGGCGCAGGGCCTCGGAGACGAGGGCTCCCATGTCGGGGTCGAGGGTTCCCATGACTTGCTCGCTGCGCTGCACGAGGGCGACCTCGAGGCCGCGGCGGAGCAGCGCCTCGGCCATTTCCAGGCCGATGTAGCCGCCTCCGACGACGATCGCTTTTCTCGGCTGCCGCTCTTCCAGGTAGCGCTGCACCCGGATGCCGCTCTGCAGGGTGGAGAGGCCGAAGATCCCCCCGGTGCTCGACCCGGGCAGGCGCGGGCAGAAGGGCACGGCCCCCGTGGCGATCAGGAGCTGGTCGTAAGGCTCCTGCCACTCCCGCCGGGCGTCGCGGTCGCGCACCCGCACTAGGCGATCCTTCGGGTCGATCTCCGTCACTTCGTGCCGCACC from Desulfuromonas sp. carries:
- a CDS encoding FAD-dependent oxidoreductase; this translates as MSKERLVVIGGDAAGMSAAAKAKRDNPELDILVFERSPHTSYSACGMPYYIGGLVPEVEKLIARTPDDFRKKYGIEAKVRHEVTEIDPKDRLVRVRDRDARREWQEPYDQLLIATGAVPFCPRLPGSSTGGIFGLSTLQSGIRVQRYLEERQPRKAIVVGGGYIGLEMAEALLRRGLEVALVQRSEQVMGTLDPDMGALVSEALRQTGVTLHLEESLTAFEASGDRVTAVVTDKQTLPADIVILGMGARPNAELAERAGIPLGERGSIRVNSRMQTPVDGVWAAGDCAETIHLVSRKPFWVSLGTVANKMGVVAGTNLGGGSAVFPGVVGTAVSKICKYEVARTGLQEEEIRRLGLEFASATIKSRTRAGYYPKAGRITVKILMEKGSGRLLGGQIVGIEGAAKRIDILATALHAGMTAAQLIDLDLSYAPPYSPVWDPVQTAARQVVKMI